A window of Juglans regia cultivar Chandler chromosome 7, Walnut 2.0, whole genome shotgun sequence contains these coding sequences:
- the LOC108991908 gene encoding probable sugar phosphate/phosphate translocator At3g11320, giving the protein MKSSSRFFTIGLVASWYSSNIGVLLLNKYLLSNYGFKYPIFLTMCHMTACSLLSYVAIAWMKMVPMQTIRSRVQFFKIAALSLVFCISVVFGNVSLRFLPVSFNQAIGATTPFFTAVFAYLMTLKREAWLTYVTLIPVVTGVVIASGGEPSFHLFGFIMCVAATAARALKSVLQGILLSSEGEKLNSMNLLLYMAPIAVVFLLPATLIMEENVVGITLALARDDIKIIWYLLFNSSLAYFVNLTNFLVTKHTSALTLQVLGNAKGAVAVVVSILIFRNPVSVTGMLGYSLTVFGVILYSEAKKRSK; this is encoded by the exons ATGAAGAGCTCAAGTCGATTTTTCACGATCGGGCTCGTGGCCTCTTGGTACTCCTCCAACATTGGGGTCCTCTTGCTCAACAAATATTTGCTCAGCAACTACGGCTTCAAGTACCCGATCTTCCTGACCATGTGCCACATGACCGCTTGCTCTCTGCTCAGCTACGTCGCCATCGCATGGATGAAGATGGTCCCCATGCAGACAATTCGATCCCGGGTCCAGTTCTTCAAGATCGCTGCACTCAGCCTCGTCTTCTGCATCTCGGTCGTCTTTGGCAACGTCTCGCTCCGCTTCTTGCCCGTCTCCTTCAACCAGGCTATTGGGGCCACGACGCCGTTTTTCACTGCTGTGTTTGCCTACCTCATGACGTTGAAGAGGGAGGCTTGGCTTACCTATGTGACCCTCATTCCTGTTGTTACCGGGGTGGTCATCGCAAGCGGG GGTGAACCGAGTTTCCATCTGTTTGGGTTCATAATGTGTGTAGCAGCTACGGCTGCGAGGGCGCTCAAATCTGTTCTACAAGGGATTTTGCTGTCTTCTGAAGG GGAGAAGCTGAACTCTATGAACCTCCTGCTTTACATGGCTCCAATAGCTGTTGTCTTTCTGCTACCCGCAACACTTATTATGGAAGAAAATGTGGTTGGCATCACCCTGGCTCTCGCTAGAGATGATATAAAGATCATATGGTACTTACTATTCAATTCGTCGCTGGCATATTTTGTGAACCTGACCAACTTTTTGGTCACAAAACACACCAGTGCTCTCACTCTCCAG GTACTAGGAAATGCAAAAGGAGCTGTTGCTGTGGtggtttcaattttaattttcagaAATCCTGTCTCGGTTACTGGAATGCTCGGTTACTCGCTCACAGTCTTCGGAGTTATACTCTACAGTGAAGCCAAGAAACGAAGCAAATGA
- the LOC108991889 gene encoding 60S ribosomal protein L35a-1 → MVKGRQGERVRLYVRGTILGYKRSKSNQYPNTSLIQVEGVNTKEEVAWYAGKRMAYIYKAKVKKNGTHYRCIWGKVTRPHGNSGIVRAKFKSNLPPKSMGARVRVFMYPSNI, encoded by the exons ATGGTGAAGGGACGCCAAGGAGAGCGAGTCAG GCTTTATGTCAGGGGAACAATCCTCGGCTACAAGAG GTCCAAGTCAAACCAATACCCGAACACTTCCCTCATCCAGGTTGAGGGGGTGAACACCAAGGAGGAAGTTGCATGGTACGCTGGTAAGCGCATGGCTTATATCTACAAGGCCAAGGTGAAGAAGAATGGGACTCACTACCGCTGCATTTGGGGTAAGGTGACAAGGCCTCATGGTAACAGCGGTATTGTTCGTGCTAAGTTCAAGTCAAACCTTCCACCGAAATCCATG GGGGCTAGAGTTAGGGTTTTCATGTACCCCAGCAATATATGA
- the LOC108991812 gene encoding glucan endo-1,3-beta-glucosidase, with protein MASMGPPPLSFSTFILSLYLFSLLLRTTYSLPTTLGVTYFTPVPTTTQPKPPPPVHIATAISSLGFNSIRVLNPDPTLTRAFTYTNTTLFLTIPNPLVQPIASNRSMALRWLYVHVVPFYPRARITTISVGNDFLSASPPGFYSFLLPAIRNVHLALRDIGIRKISVSTSFSFINIVSTPFPPSSAEFQGLASDNLIKPLLQFLRDTNSSFLINIYPYNVYRLNSEIPIGFALFQEHPFNFRDDLITGVRYRNLFDMMVDAVISAMTAAGFVNIPVVVAETGWPSSGDALEVDANSAYAEMYLRGLVAHLKSGLGTPLRKEGVAEAYIYELFDDEVRWGKTPHERSWGILFSNMTKKYEIEFSGSDSAGGSRAFLCLCSFAVAVNIIRGPLHLLSL; from the coding sequence ATGGCTTCCATGGGTCCTCCTCCACTCTCCTTCTCGACTTTCATTCTTTCTCTCTACCTCTTCTCTCTCCTCCTAAGAACCACCTACTCGCTTCCCACTACCCTCGGCGTCACCTACTTCACCCCCGTCCCCACCACTACTCAGCCAAAGCCACCTCCACCTGTCCACATTGCCACAGCCATCTCCTCCCTCGGCTTCAACTCTATCCGCGTCCTCAACCCTGACCCAACCCTCACCCGCGCCTTCACCTACACCAACACCACCCTCTTCCTCACCATTCCCAACCCCTTGGTCCAACCCATCGCCTCCAACCGCTCTATGGCCCTCCGCTGGCTCTACGTCCACGTCGTCCCCTTCTACCCACGCGCTCGTATCACCACCATCTCCGTCGGCAATGATTTCCTCTCCGCCTCCCCCCCTGGCTTCTACTCCTTCCTCCTCCCCGCAATCCGTAACGTACACCTGGCGCTTCGCGATATTGGCATCCGCAAGATCTCCGTCTCCACCTCCTTCTCCTTCATCAACATCGTTTCCACGCCGTTTCCTCCCTCCTCTGCCGAGTTCCAAGGCCTGGCTTCGGATAATCTGATCAAACCGCTGCTTCAGTTCCTGCGTGACACCAACTCGTCCTTCTTGATCAACATCTATCCCTACAACGTGTACAGGTTGAACTCCGAGATTCCCATTGGCTTCGCTCTGTTTCAGGAGCACCCTTTTAATTTCCGTGACGACTTGATCACCGGCGTTCGTTACCGGAACCTCTTCGACATGATGGTCGATGCCGTAATCAGTGCCATGACAGCGGCGGGCTTCGTGAACATTCCTGTGGTTGTGGCCGAGACAGGGTGGCCAAGCTCGGGCGATGCGCTGGAGGTTGATGCCAACTCGGCCTACGCCGAGATGTACCTTCGAGGCCTCGTGGCGCACTTGAAATCCGGACTCGGCACGCCGCTGAGGAAGGAAGGGGTGGCGGAGGCTTACATATACGAGCTATTTGACGACGAAGTTAGGTGGGGAAAGACTCCTCATGAACGCAGTTGGGGAATTCTGTTTTCCAATATGACCAAGAAGTACGAGATCGAATTCTCTGGATCAGACAGCGCCGGAGGGAGTCGGGCTTTTCTTTGTCTTTGCTCGTTTGCTGTTGCAGTAAATATAATACGTGGACCTTTGCATTTGCTCAGCTTGTGA
- the LOC108991783 gene encoding proliferating cell nuclear antigen-like, which yields MLELRLVQGGLLKKVLEAIKDLVNDANFDCSPAGFSLQAMDSSHVALVALLLRSEGFEHYRCDRNLSMGMNLNNMAKMLKCAGNDDIVTIKADDGADSVTFMFESPTQDKISDFEMKLMDIDSEHLGIPEAEFQAIVRMPSAEFARICKDLSTIGDTVVISVTKEGVKFSTRGDIGTASIVCRQNTTVDKPEEATVIEMEEPVTLTFALRYMNSFTKATPLASQVTISLSSDLPGVVEYKVAEMGYIRFYLAPKLEEDEIETQVEARPQVDIRPKAETKRKVEAKPKVETKPKLEIKSEEEREPQVESMVVETKVEADLMDDE from the exons ATGCTGGAGCTTAGGCTGGTCCAAGGCGGTCTTCTAAAGAAGGTTCTGGAAGCAATCAAGGACCTTGTCAATGACGCCAACTTTGACTGCTCGCCCGCGGGGTTCTCACTTCAGGCCATGGATTCCAGCCACGTCGCCCTGGTGGCCCTCCTTCTCCGATCCGAGGGCTTCGAGCACTACCGCTGCGACCGCAATCTCTCCATGGGCATGAACCTCAACAACATGGCCAAGATGCTCAAGTGTGCTGGCAACGACGACATCGTCACGATCAAGGCAGATGACGGCGCCGACTCTGTCACCTTTATGTTCGAGAGCCCTA CTCAGGATAAGATTTCTGACTTCGAGATGAAGCTGATGGACATAGACAGTGAGCACCTTGGGATCCCAGAAGCAGAGTTCCAAGCCATTGTTAGGATGCCATCGGCTGAGTTTGCAAGGATTTGCAAGGACCTTAGCACCATTGGTGACACTG TTGTTATATCCGTGACAAAGGAAGGTGTGAAGTTCTCCACCAGAGGTGATATTGGGACTGCCAGTATTGTTTGCAGGCAGAATACAACTGTGGACAAG CCAGAAGAAGCTACAGTCATAGAAATGGAGGAGCCAGTCACATTGACATTTGCTCTGAGGTATATGAACTCATTCACAAAGGCAACCCCTTTGGCAAGCCAAGTGACAATTAGCCTGTCTTCAGATCTGCCTGGGGTAGTTGAGTACAAAGTGGCGGAGATGGGTTACATAAGGTTCTACTTGGCTCCCAAGTTAGAAGAAGACGAGATCGAAACTCAAGTTGAAGCCAGGCCTCAAGTCGACATCAGACCTAAAGCGGAAACCAAGCGTAAAGTGGAGGCCAAGCCTAAAGTAGAGACCAAACCTAAATTGGAGATCAAGTCCGAAGAGGAGAGGGAGCCTCAAGTGGAAAGCATGGTGGTGGAAACCAAGGTCGAAGCCGATcttatggatgatgagtag
- the LOC108991919 gene encoding LIM domain-containing protein WLIM2b isoform X1: MSFTGTQQKCKVCEKTVYPVEQLSADGVVYHKSCFKCSHCKGTLKLSNYSSMEGVLYCKPHFEQLFKETGNFNKNFQSPAKSAEKLTPELTRSPSKAASMFSGTQEKCATCGKTAYPLEKVTVESQAYHKSCFKCSHGGCPITPSNYAALEGILYCKHHFSQLFKEKGSYNHLIKSASIKRAAAAASIPEA, encoded by the exons ATGTCTTTCACTGGCACCCAACAGAAATGCAAGGTCTGTGAGAAGACGGTTTATCCGGTAGAGCAGCTATCTGCCGATGGGGTTGTTTACCACAAGTCTTGCTTCAAGTGCTCCCACTGCAAAGGGACGCTAAAG CTCAGCAACTATTCTTCAATGGAAGGGGTTTTATACTGTAAGCCTCACTTTGAACAGCTATTCAAGGAGACGGGTAATTTCAACAAGAACTTTCAGTCGC CTGCAAAGTCAGCCGAGAAGTTAACTCCCGAGCTG ACTAGGTCACCAAGCAAAGCTGCCAGCATGTTTTCTGGGACACAAGAAAAGTGTGCTACCTGTGGTAAAACTGCTTATCCATTGGAGAAg GTGACAGTGGAGAGCCAGGCCTATCataagtcatgtttcaagtgcTCGCACGGCGGTTGTCCTATAACCCCATCTAATTATGCCGCCCTGGAGGGGATTTTATATTGCAAACACCATTTCTCCCAGCTTTTCAAGGAGAAAGGGAGCTACAACCATCTTATCAAGTCTGCATCAATTAAAcgtgcagcagcagcagcttcCATTCCAGAGGCTTAA
- the LOC108991755 gene encoding uncharacterized protein At2g39920 isoform X1 — MPSSRNHLLFNVSVSGTMSAYAHEMEREISARSLSSRNSEMGSRYVMESGFYMTSFAATIFIASLVTVGVLLITLLIALTVMLQSCQSKSSGVVEIQKTVNDYNGCKFFALYAELNIFEADEIPSTCQAFAIWYIKAGQYAKDLNATMLVVENYFSSITPPNDGLDVVLMDIDDILSSDPHHNNLLMHRFDQLGCRDCVEEATHLKHLLIFRLYMKLQAGGWPLVLLSRRSVIQKNATVGYLISAGYSGWTSLIMRSDDELQMDACQYFSTRRALMQRDGFQITGVISSRMDALTGPFLGKRIFKLPNAIYYNLESTSISE, encoded by the exons ATGCCCTCTTCCAGAAATCACCTTCTCTTCAATGTCTCTGTCTCTg GAACCATGTCTGCGTACGCCCATGAAATGGAGCGGGAGATCTCAGCCCGAAGTCTCTCCAGTAGAAATTCTG AGATGGGAAGCCGGTATGTGATGGAATCAGGGTTCTACATGACGTCTTTTGCTGCAACGATCTTCATTGCTTCACTTGTAACTGTAGGGGTTTTATTAATCACTTTGCTGATTGCATTAACAGTAATGTTGCAATCTTGTCAGAGTAAGAGTTCAGGGGTTGTTGAGATTCAGAAAACAGTCAATGATTACAATGGTTGCAAGTTTTTTGCTCTGTATGCAGAGCTCAACATCTTTGAAGCAGATGAAATCCCTTCAACTTGCCAGGCTTTTGCTATTTGGTATATTAAAGCTGGTCAATATGCCAAAGATTTAAATGCTACCATGCTGGTGGTTGAGAATTACTTCAGTAGCATTACACCGCCAAATGATGGTCTTGATGTCGTATTGATGGACATAGATGACATTCTTTCCTCAGATCCTCACCATAATAATCTATTAATGCACAG ATTTGATCAGCTCGGTTGTCGTGATTGTGTCGAAGAGGCTACGCATCTGAAGCACCTCCTTATATTTAGATTATACATGAAACTTCAAGCTGGCGGGTGGCCTTTGGTTTTGTTATCAAGAAGGTCTGTGATACAAAAGAATGCCACTGTAGGGTATCTTATTTCTGCAGGATACAGTGGTTGGACCTCATTGATTATGAG ATCAGACGATGAACTGCAAATGGATGCCTGTCAGTACTTCTCTACGCGAAGGGCTCTAATGCAAAGAGATGGTTTCCAAATAACAGGTGTGATAAGCAGCCGCATGGATGCTTTAACTGGCCCATTTTTAGGAAAGCGTATTTTTAAGCTTCCAAATGCTATATATTACAATCTTGAGAGCACATCTATTTCAGAATAG
- the LOC108991755 gene encoding uncharacterized protein At2g39920 isoform X2: protein MSAYAHEMEREISARSLSSRNSEMGSRYVMESGFYMTSFAATIFIASLVTVGVLLITLLIALTVMLQSCQSKSSGVVEIQKTVNDYNGCKFFALYAELNIFEADEIPSTCQAFAIWYIKAGQYAKDLNATMLVVENYFSSITPPNDGLDVVLMDIDDILSSDPHHNNLLMHRFDQLGCRDCVEEATHLKHLLIFRLYMKLQAGGWPLVLLSRRSVIQKNATVGYLISAGYSGWTSLIMRSDDELQMDACQYFSTRRALMQRDGFQITGVISSRMDALTGPFLGKRIFKLPNAIYYNLESTSISE from the exons ATGTCTGCGTACGCCCATGAAATGGAGCGGGAGATCTCAGCCCGAAGTCTCTCCAGTAGAAATTCTG AGATGGGAAGCCGGTATGTGATGGAATCAGGGTTCTACATGACGTCTTTTGCTGCAACGATCTTCATTGCTTCACTTGTAACTGTAGGGGTTTTATTAATCACTTTGCTGATTGCATTAACAGTAATGTTGCAATCTTGTCAGAGTAAGAGTTCAGGGGTTGTTGAGATTCAGAAAACAGTCAATGATTACAATGGTTGCAAGTTTTTTGCTCTGTATGCAGAGCTCAACATCTTTGAAGCAGATGAAATCCCTTCAACTTGCCAGGCTTTTGCTATTTGGTATATTAAAGCTGGTCAATATGCCAAAGATTTAAATGCTACCATGCTGGTGGTTGAGAATTACTTCAGTAGCATTACACCGCCAAATGATGGTCTTGATGTCGTATTGATGGACATAGATGACATTCTTTCCTCAGATCCTCACCATAATAATCTATTAATGCACAG ATTTGATCAGCTCGGTTGTCGTGATTGTGTCGAAGAGGCTACGCATCTGAAGCACCTCCTTATATTTAGATTATACATGAAACTTCAAGCTGGCGGGTGGCCTTTGGTTTTGTTATCAAGAAGGTCTGTGATACAAAAGAATGCCACTGTAGGGTATCTTATTTCTGCAGGATACAGTGGTTGGACCTCATTGATTATGAG ATCAGACGATGAACTGCAAATGGATGCCTGTCAGTACTTCTCTACGCGAAGGGCTCTAATGCAAAGAGATGGTTTCCAAATAACAGGTGTGATAAGCAGCCGCATGGATGCTTTAACTGGCCCATTTTTAGGAAAGCGTATTTTTAAGCTTCCAAATGCTATATATTACAATCTTGAGAGCACATCTATTTCAGAATAG
- the LOC108991919 gene encoding LIM domain-containing protein WLIM2b isoform X2, whose amino-acid sequence MSFTGTQQKCKVCEKTVYPVEQLSADGVVYHKSCFKCSHCKGTLKLSNYSSMEGVLYCKPHFEQLFKETAAKSAEKLTPELTRSPSKAASMFSGTQEKCATCGKTAYPLEKVTVESQAYHKSCFKCSHGGCPITPSNYAALEGILYCKHHFSQLFKEKGSYNHLIKSASIKRAAAAASIPEA is encoded by the exons ATGTCTTTCACTGGCACCCAACAGAAATGCAAGGTCTGTGAGAAGACGGTTTATCCGGTAGAGCAGCTATCTGCCGATGGGGTTGTTTACCACAAGTCTTGCTTCAAGTGCTCCCACTGCAAAGGGACGCTAAAG CTCAGCAACTATTCTTCAATGGAAGGGGTTTTATACTGTAAGCCTCACTTTGAACAGCTATTCAAGGAGACGG CTGCAAAGTCAGCCGAGAAGTTAACTCCCGAGCTG ACTAGGTCACCAAGCAAAGCTGCCAGCATGTTTTCTGGGACACAAGAAAAGTGTGCTACCTGTGGTAAAACTGCTTATCCATTGGAGAAg GTGACAGTGGAGAGCCAGGCCTATCataagtcatgtttcaagtgcTCGCACGGCGGTTGTCCTATAACCCCATCTAATTATGCCGCCCTGGAGGGGATTTTATATTGCAAACACCATTTCTCCCAGCTTTTCAAGGAGAAAGGGAGCTACAACCATCTTATCAAGTCTGCATCAATTAAAcgtgcagcagcagcagcttcCATTCCAGAGGCTTAA
- the LOC108991930 gene encoding uncharacterized protein At2g39910 encodes MSKSFSDLHHLLIQLSEPITESLSKIQYTPPEGSYISVKALIEPLLPHKASLPNPSIAEDQIHALIRDFSLACALISSSQSSTHEILSWIPQHLSVSANSSFRKLSEAYCGVFGETNAKRIVELGVDIGSIPEDRRLVVELIPEVLPLLKERIKESSIDKSDESHEVSAASARVPVGLAIVAAYQFRWFVTQVGYPSLGQLCALVIPCALTALDHWSAEVKGQGMISLTHLAKNVDAMDLGGYEDVILDACCQNIASSDDIWHHVVEMSTLLVTCTQRGNPRSPWFERMLNEMLSHLERQPRNKERRIAWLKYIEPLLSSVGLVLLAHFRRIFPLFLKWMHADDDETVLLVLERIQTILRLTWIRNTPYVGRLVDELTMLYKEAALKRTREEVRAQIVQILILLQQCKGMQFEAAWGKHKDDPNLTNLEASLSRKDTATVIQ; translated from the exons ATGTCGAAATCGTTCTCCGACCTCCATCACCTTCTCATTca gtTATCGGAGCCAATAACGGAGTCGCTCTCCAAAATCCAATACACTCCACCAGAGGGCTCCTACATTTCTGTCAAAGCCCTAATCGAACCCCTCCTCCCGCACAAAGCCTCCCTGCCAAACCCTAGCATCGCCGAGGACCAAATTCATGCTTTAATAAGAGATTTTTCCTTAGCTTGCGCCTTGATATCCTCCTCCCAGTCCTCGACCCACGAAATCCTCTCGTGGATTCCCCAGCACCTGTCGGTCTCTGCAAACTCTTCCTTTCGCAAGCTCTCCGAAGCATACTGTGGCGTTTTTGGCGAAACAAATGCAAAGAGGATCGTTGAGTTGGGTGTGGATATTGGTTCGATTCCTGAAGATAGGAGACTTGTGGTGGAATTGATCCCGGAGGTGCTGCCATTGTTGAAGGAGAGGATTAAGGAGAGCTCGATAGATAAGTCGGACGAGAGCCACGAGGTCTCGGCCGCGTCGGCTCGGGTTCCGGTAGGGCTCGCCATCGTAGCAGCTTATCAGTTTAGATGGTTTGTCACTCAG GTTGGTTATCCTTCTTTGGGACAACTGTGCGCTTTGGTGATTCCTTGTGCATTGACTGCGCTTGATCACTGGTCAGCGGAGGTGAAA GGCCAGGGCATGATTAGCCTTACACATCTTGCAAAAAATGTTGATGCCATGGATCTGGGCGGGTATGAGGATGTGATTCTTGATGCATGCTGCCAGAATATTGCTTCTAGTGATGATATATGGCATCATGTAGTTGAGATGTCAACACTTCTTGTGACTTGTACTCAGAGGGGCAACCCTCGTAGCCCATG GTTTGAAAGGATGTTGAATGAGATGTTAAGTCACTTGGAGCGGCAGCCAAGGAACAAGGAGCGTCGGATTGCATGGCTCAAATATATTGAGCCACTTTTAAGTAGTGTTGGTCTTGTGTTATTAGCTCATTTTAGGCGTATTTTTCCCCTTTTCCTTAAGTGGATGCATGCCGATGATGATGAGACTGTTCTACTG GTTCTGGAAAGGATCCAAACTATCTTAAGGTTAACATGGATAAGGAACACACCATATGTTGGAAG GTTGGTCGATGAACTCACTATGTTGTATAAAGAGGCAGCATTGAAGAGGACTCGCGAAGAAGTTAGAGCACAAATTGTTCAGATATTGATCTTACTCCAACA ATGTAAAGGTATGCAATTCGAAGCAGCCTGGGGCAAGCACAAGGATGATCCAAACTTGACAAATCTTGAGGCATCACTAAGTAGAAAAGACACAGCGACG GTCATTCAATGA